The bacterium genome includes the window GGATAGTCAATTTGTTATGTTATATGTCGATCTTTCCTTTGCCGCTGAACAATTCCTATCCGACTCGATCAAATTGACTACCACTCAGGACTCTATATTCGAATCACATATGGTTTCTCGCGACCAGTTTTTTGAATACAAAGCCGAATTAGATAATTCCCCAGAGCGGTGGAGCGGTATCTGGAAAATGATTGCTCAAGAGCTTACACTACGAGAGTCTTTACTACAGACCGAAGAAAAGACTACAGAAAAAACTAAACCAAAAAGAAATAAAAAGAAATGAGCTAGAGCATAAATGCATCCTCGATATGCTTTAACTCGAATCCACCTTCTTTTTTCTTGAGTGCAATCACATCGAACCTGAAAAAGCAATCCCGAATAGTGTGTCGCTGTATCCATATTTCGGACATTTTGCCAATCTGTCTCTGCTTTGCCTTATTGACCCACTCTAACGGATCGCCGAATTTATTCGAATAGGCGGTTTTGACTTCCACAAACACAATGATATTATCCTGTTTCACTATAATATCTAACTCACCCTCACCCACTCGCCAATTCCTCTCGATAATTTCATAATCCTTGCTTTTAAGATAAGCTACAGCTATATCCTCACCAACCATTCCTTTATAAAACGTGCTTTTTTCTTCTTTCATAAAACTCCAGTTAAATGAATATTAAATTTAGGCGAATAAATATTCATCTTGCATGCTATATCAAAGCTATAATAATCGCGCTCTCATTTAGGATATCGGTGCTTCTGAAAAATTTGTTTTCAAAGGCGCATTGCTTTTTACTGATAAATATAAATATTCGCTTTTTTCTAAAATAGTAAATTGTATCCAATTAATCAAGGATATACAATTGCATGTTATGCTTATATTTGAAATAAATGTATTGATTTTTCTTTTTTTATTCTGCATCATCTGTTAACTCAAGGAGGTTATATGAAAAAGTTACTTTATGGGATTTTTATCCTAATGGCGGCCCTGTTGGTCGTCGGTTGCTGTAAATCTGTCGATAAGGCGAAAGATATCGCTAAAACCGCGAAAAATGCCACTCAAGTTGCAACTCGCTTAACTAAGGACATTGGAGAACTTCAAAGCGAAGATGGTCATTTTGACCTAACTCAAGCCAGATTGCAAAAATTCTTCAAGAACTATCCAATCTTCGTTAGTGTCATCGAAAGTAAGTCAGAAAAAGTCGATAATATGGAAGAGGGATACAACAAGGACATGATGAGTATCGAATCCTTCGTTAAACTCGACGAAGACTTTCGGAAAGCTGGAATAGACAATCCCGCAGAATTCTATCTCACAATTGTCGAAGTCTCGGGAGCCTATTCTTATGTTGCTTCTAAGGAATTTATGGAAAACGCACAGGGACAGATGGACGAAGCAATAACCGCTATGAAGGCTCAACTGCAAAATCCAGACCTTCCAGCAGAACAGAAAGCTGCAATCAAGGATGCCATTGCAGAAATGAACTCGACAAACACAGAAGAAGCACAAGGCGACCTTCCGGAAGGTTTAACTCAAGTGGAAATCGACCTTGTAAAAGCTAATTTCGACAAGATAAGCGAGATACTTGGTATGGACCCGGAAGAAGCAGAGGAAGAAGGCGAAGTTTCCTAGCTTTACCGTTAATCGATTTCGAAAAAGAGAGTTTTCGATAACTCTCTTTTTTTTGTTAATGCTTGACCTTTAGTGTTTGTAGATTTATATTTAATCGAAATATTTATTTTTAGTCAAATCTTATATTTCATTATTATACAAAGAGATATATAATATTACATAAAGTATTTTATAATGAAAATAGCCCTTATAGGCGCATCCTCAACAGGTAAAAGCACACTCGCTACTAAACTTGCAAGAGAGCTTAAGCTTCCTCTGATACGAGAACAAGCTCGCGTGGTCCTTGCTGAATTGGGCAGAACGCTCCAAGAGATACGCGCTAGAAACGAAGATATACTCCAATTCCAGAATAGGGTTTTAGAATATCAAATCGCAAGTGAACTCGAATGCGCAGACAGTGGCTTCGTCTCAGATAGAAGCGTTTTCGATAACCTTACACTATATCTAAGGCATTGCCCGATAACTCCTGAGGGCATCGAGTTTTATAGAAAAAATGTAATCAGCCATTATAAGAGTTTTCCATACGATTATCTTATATTCCTTCGTCCAGGCGAGTTTCCGGTATCCGACGACGGTGTCCGGACTCCGGACCCCTTCTATCAAGCACAGGTAGATGGGATGATACTTGCAATTCTTAAGCTCTTTTCGGTGCCTTATTATGAGGTTCATGGCGACATCAATCAACGTATCCGCGAGGTTAAAGCCTTGATCTCGACAAATGTTAATACTCAATTTAGTAGTTAAGTTTGTTATTGTTTCTCAAAAATATTCATCCTATATTGATTAGCGAATAAAAACTTAATCGCTAGGAATAGAAATGGCAATGAACAAATCTTATTTATTTGTAGTAGTTATGTGTCTATTGATTTTTTCAGCAATAGCCGGCAAACCAAATTTTTCTTACGGCTATTGGGATATCGATCAAGATGACATGGAATTTGGCTTCGAGTGTTATGGCGAAGTAGGTTACTCCATACCATTGAACCTCAATGACAAACCAGATGAAAAAGACCTTTCTTTGAACTATAACGCGAGAATCCCTTCTTTTTCTATAGGAACCGGGCTTGAGATAACCTCGACCAAGCAGAAAAACCCCGGATTAAAAATGGGGATATCGCTTGAATTTGGGTATTCCTCATGGGAAAACGGAGATAGTATTTCGAATATGGACTTGGATATTTTTTCATTCTCTTTTGCCTTAAAGAATTCAGCCCGTCTGGGAGAACATATATCTGTGATAGATGGTAAACGCACCGGCCTCTTCTACATCCATTCCGATCCAACAACCCTAGTTACATCGACCTTTGCGGATTACACAACAGATAAATCTGCTCGAACTGGTAACCTTCACCTTTTCGATTCTAAGGAGCTTGGTTTTGGTTATAATTTTGGTAAGAGCACAAATATCGAATTCACTCTCATGGGAAGATTCGACACATATTATCCGCGTTACCTTTTCTGGAAAGAATTAGCCCGTGGAAGTGTCTATTCCGCTATCCAAAGCACCTCGACAGCCATAGCAAAACAAACCGATGTGTGGGCACTCTCGCATGTTGGCACTGCGGCGGTTATTGTCATGGAAATGTTTAACCTGAATTTCTATCCTGAGATAATCGGTGTAACTCACCAACATATCTTTACTCCTTCGGCAAATCTAACAATCTGGTTTTAATGGTGGATCAAATGAACATAGTTACTATAGAGATAATGCGCCGCATAGATCGGATAGCCATCGATGAGATGGGTATATCCGGCATAGAATTGATGCACAATGCTGGCGAGGGCGTCGCTCGTGTTACAGCGAGGATTTTCAATGATATGGAGCTCGATGGCACTATCGTTGTTTTCACAGGTCCAGGCAACAACGGCGGTGATGGCTGGGTTGTGGCGCGTCTTTTAAATAGAGAAAAATACAATGTCCGTGTAATAACCACAGTAAATCCTGACCAGCTTAAAGGTGACGCTCGCACAGCCTTTGAAGAAGCCAATGCTGATAATATCGATTTCGAGCTTTTCGATCATTTGAAAATCGATTATGAAAATATCGCTTTCGCAGTCGATGCACTATTGGGCACCGGAGCCAAAGGTGCACCTCGCGGTGAAATTGCCAATATTGTAAGAGCGCTATCTGAATTCAAGATACCAACTGTCGCAGTTGACAATCCAACCGGCACCGATGCCGATACAGGCCAGGTCGAAGGATTGGCGGTGCCTGCTATAGCGACTGTCAGTCTGTGCTTACCCAAAATAGGTCAACTCCTCTCCCCCACTCGTGAGTTCGTTGGTGAGCTATTTGTCGCGGATATTGGTATTCCTGACGAGGCAATCAGTAAAGGGAGAGCCGGTTTAGACTTACGGATGAATACTCCTTCCGAATTCGGCGCAATGCTACCATTTCGCCCCAGCGATGGACACAAGGGCACTTTCGGCAAGGTGTCGATAATCGCAGGAAGCCTCGGAATGACCGGCGCAGCGGCGCTTTCTGCGGAATCCGCCCTTCGCTCTGGAAGCGGTCTTGTCGAACTCGTTGTACCCGAAGGCATTGCTAAAAACATCGACTCCATCGTTCGCGAGGTAGTCACCCGCCCGGTCGCTCATGTTGCGAAGCGGGGATGTTTATCTGTTCGTGCGTTGGGTGAAATACTCACTTGTATTAAAAGCTCGGATGCTATTGCGTTCGGCCCCGGAATTGGCACCCACAGAGAAACGATAGACCTTACATCGAGACTCTTTCAGCGTATAACAATACCCTCGGTAATAGATGCCGACGGCCTCAATTGCATAGCTAAACTAAAAAGCCGCAACATCGATATTCATTTTGGAAGCGAAGTCATCATCACCCCTCACCCTGGAGAACTCAGTCGTTTATTAGATATATCCATCGATGAAGTTTCCAAAGGCAGATTTACCATGATAAGCGATTGGGCACGTAAACTCGGTGTCGACGTCCTTGTTCTTAAAGGTTCGCCGACCGTTATCGCCGAGGGAGAAGGGCCGATATTTATTAACCAAACAGGCAACGATGGTATGGCAACAGGCGGAAGCGGAGATATTCTCACCGGAATCATCGCTGGATTTCTTGCGCAAGGTCTTAAACCTCTTGAATCAGCAAGATTGGGAGTTTTCATTCATGGACTAGCTGGAGATATGGCTGAAGAGACACTCGGCAGACGAGCTATGATAGCAGGAGATATACTCGATTCACTTCCCTCCGCTCTCATGGCCCTGGAAGAAATCTGATAAATTAAATTAAAAAATTTATTGAAAAAGGGCTTTCTTGAAGTTTTTCCAGATACGAATCCATTTAGGCTTAAAGAATCCCTTCTTATATATCCCAAATTGAACCTGAAGCGCGGCTTTCAGTTGTTTTTCCGATATCTTGCCATCGTCCATAAGTATCTCACCCAAGAAACGCTCATCGCCAGAATGTTGTTTATCTAAAGCGGCCAAAACTTCTTTTTCGGTGCAAAAGCTCTCTTTAATAAGGATCTGTCCTAAAAGCATTTTATCTCCAAAAAAATTGCATTAATCTCGAAATATACCTCTTCCTTTAATCTCCGTGTAAAATATATCCCTCCACTAAATTATTTCAAGTAGTCTTTTTACACGTTTATGCTACTTCAGTATATTGAATTAATCTTCATTTATCATGCGAAATTGCAAAGCCTTTCATGTAAATTGGAACGATAGGGCTTTAGAGCTTTCTCAATATACTATTTTAGATATACTAGCCTTTTCGTCACCATCTGTCCGCCGCTGCCCCGTGCGCAAACAAGGTAAACGCCAGAGCCGATATTTATATCGGGTTGCCATATGAATTCGTGGGTCGAAGAGGCCAAGCTGCTTTCCTGATTTATGCCATATGCCACTGGAGAACCGCCCGTTCGGTGTGCGGAGCCGAATAGCACCACCCGGTGCCCGACGATATCAAATATTTCCACAGCAACACCTTCATTTGAATTCCAAAATTCGCGGGAATAACAGCTCACGGATATCCGCACTCCAGAATTAAACGGATTCGGATTGGTGGAAAGGGAGATTTCCAGCGGGCGGATCGAGGTTTCGATTATCCCAGTTACAAGATTGACTATTCTTCCTTCGGAATGATACACCGGTTCAAAATCCGGATCGGTGCAATAAGACACAAGTGCTTGATATGCTGTTGTTTCGGATGTATCTACAGTGGTATAGGGAAATCCTAACATATCCATTGCATATAGAAGCAAGACGTTAGCTCCAATAGAATATATCTCCGAAGGATTCCATAAAACGCCCCCAATATAAAAAGATGCAGGATCTACCTTATTTAGTAGAGAACCATCTGGATCATATGCCAAAGATAATCCGCTAAACTGCGGATAGGCCTCCGGGCTGAATGAAAGAGCCATATAAGTATATTCGATAAGCTGTTTCAATTCCGTGCCGGTGAATTCTATTCTTACCAATTTCCCATTGAGTCTCGTCTCAGGATCATAGCTCATTGGCATAGCACGGAATAGGTCGGCATAGGTGACAGGCCCGCGATAGAGTATCATGCGAAATGAACCGATAAATTCCACAACAATATCGGTTCCGAGAGCCTGACGATAGGCATCTGTGACAAGATTGCCAATAGGAGTATCCTCATATCCGCTATAAGATGGCGCCACTGACCAGTTGCCAATATAAGAATCTGCAACGAAAGCTACCTCTACATAAGGATCATAGCCGAGATTAGCAGTGATAGAATCGCGATATGTATCGAGCAAAGCGCGAGCTGATGAGTCTTCTGGCAAACTCGGGTTTATAGGAATAACGTCCCAATCTACGAAACTCAATCCCTCTCCCTCGATATAATCCATAGTCAGGTGGCCGATGCTTCTCAATAAAGCCCCTGCCATCACAACAGGCGTGCTATCTACCCCATCGATTGCCCATTCCGGTTCGAGAAGAGTTGAATGATCGTGGCCACCAATAACTACATCGATATTTGGCAAAGCCGCAACGAGTAGGTCCTCGGAAATATCGAGATGTTCCAGCGCTATTGCGCAATCGGCATCTTCAGGGACACCTAAGGTTTCCACGGCAGTTATTGCATTGCTCAAGTCCAATGGAGACGTCCACCCTGCGGCATCGGTTTCCTCTGTGGTTACTCCTATCAACGCAATTCTAACGCTATCGCCAGGGGTTTCCAGCGGATATGTAACAATGATATATGGCGATATGCTCGAAGCGATATTTGGAAAACCTGTAGCATCCAGATTTGCGCAAAGTAATGGAACATCGATAGTCCCAAGCATCGAATCTAGCAATTCCGGGCCGTATTCGAATTCGTGATTACCGAGGGCAAAAGCTTCTACACCCGCTGACATCCACAAATCGAACATTGCGCGGCCTATAGTCAACTGGGAGAGGAAATCCCCTGTAATAACATCGCCAGCGTGAACAGCGATAATGTTGGGGTAAATTTCTCTTAGCGAATCCATCGCGCTGACAGCTCTACAATAACCTCCATACTCAGCCTCTAAAGTAATCGCATCCCTGCGCCCGAATGGCTCCATGATTGCGTGGCAATCGTTGATCGTTACAAAGTGGATATTAGTTCCAAATGATGAAAACGAGATAATTAAAAACAATCCTAACATCAGAAGCGATTTACGATGCATTATTCTCTCCTTTATTCAGCCAAAACGAATTAATTTACTAAAAATCCCAATTAATGCATAAATTTTTAGAAATCAAGAATAATATTGAATTCCTTTTTTGGTGAAGATATACCTTCACATTTATTAACAACTATCAGGAAAATCATATTATCGATTTTTGGGTGTAAGTAAAGTTCAAATTCTAGCTACTCGGGATCGCCTCTACGGTAACCGTTATTGACTGTTGGGCATTAAAGGAATTCGTCGTCGGAGCCTGAAAATAGAGATACAAATATCGTCCCACATCGACAGATATATCCGCACCGTTCGAGGAAGAGGTCGCAAAAGCATTCACATCGCTGGAACCTGAAAGCTTGAATACGGTGCTCAAAACATCCGTAGGAGTTTCGAATTCACCTGAAGCTGGAGGAGAGCTTTCGAGGTCAAAAAGTCCCATAAGAAGAGCGGCATCACTTCCCGCGCTGTTCGCAAGCGACCAACCAGTCGTTTCAGCCTTCAGGCGGAGATCAATAGGCACAGTCCCAGTGTTTTCAATGTAAGCGCAATCGCCCGCATTCATTACAATCGCCTGGCCTTCGTCGAGGCGGCCTATAGTCCATTCAGTGGTGCTATATAACGGTCCCGAGACCCCGCCTTTTCGAATCTCGATACCGATACTCGAAAGATTAGTCCAGGATACAGACCAGTCGAACATATCCGGTTCGACGGAACCAGCTACGGCGAGTTTTGCGCGAAGGCGAATCGTGTCGGCATCGGCGAGGGAAGATATATCGAAAGCCCCGGTGGCGGTAGCCGTTGTCGCGGAATCGCGTGGAATCCAGCTTCCGGACACGCGCTCTTCGCAAACGACCTCGATATCGTCGCCGGTGTTCTGTGTCCAATTCACTGCGTTCCAGCTATCGAGACTCGAATTCCAATCGAAAACTATCGGCGGTGAGATAAGCGTTCCATTGCCAGCACCGCCATCTTGGCCGATAATAAAATCGTCCCAGTAAATTGTCCCTGTATAACTATTTTCTAAATATGCACCACAGACTATCCTATCGATAGTCCCCGCTCCATTTTCATAAGTATAAGGCCCGTATGTCGAAGTATCGTCTATTGTTACATATATTTCGTTTGAACCGCTGTCAAAATCAATCATGAATTTATGCCAAGAACCGGTATCGATTGCTTGTAGGCTATCCCTATTTGAACCATCCCAATAGATAACATAACCTTCGCGATAATATAACTGTCCTTTGCGCGTGGAAAAATTACCTGAACACATCCTAATAATCTCTCCCTCATCAGAGGATGAAGTTACTCCTGACCAAACAGATATAAAGCCTGAACTTAAAGCTGTAAAAGTATGGCCGAAATAAGCCCGCCTCCATGAACTTGCATCGTAAATTCTAATTGAATGGGATGAAGAATGTGAAGCTGCAGTTTGCCAACTGTAGTTACAATTTGAAGCCGTTCCCGAAGTTGTCCATTCGGCCTCGAATTCGGCCTGCGAGCTGTAGCTTTCGAAATCGTCTTCGAATAAAATCGTCATACCGGCGACATGGACTTTGTCGGAGGCAATTTCGACGCCGGACGGCGTTCCGCGCGTGAACTGCTGGTTGATCGTCTGGAACCAATCCGATGGGTCGATAAACGTATCGACCGTGAAACTCAGCATTGTCGTCCACGGGCTATATGACGTGCCGTCGTAGGAACAAACTCGCCACCAGTAGGTTTCGCCTTGCGTAAGATTGCTCTGGAAGGTGTATGATTTCAACGCCGTGGTGCCTTCTGTGACCGGGAAAGGTCCGCCGGTAAATCCGGTGGCGGAGATATTTGTTGCTGCTTCGCCGAGAGGTGTCGAAAAATCGAGTGTATCATCCCATTGGAACTTGAAATGAAGCGCATCGCCATCGTCATCGACTGGCACAAGCCATTCGATTGTCGGGGTTCTATCGGGAGTGCGTTCATTATCGAAGAGGTTATAAGTTAATCCAGGTGTTCCGGGTGTGGCATTGGGTTCGCCTTCGGAAATATCCCCTGCAACAGCGAGAGCATATGTTTGACCCGATGTGCGAATAACATTGGCAGTAACAGTTATCTCGACCAGCGAATTTGGGATGGGATCAAGCCAAACTACCTCGTCACGATCGATACCATCGTAGCTGCCGCCGGTGATAGATCTCGAACCCGAAGAAGCGAATACATTACCCTTATATGCGTTTCCATCCACTGTTACCGACAAGTTGAGATCATTCACTCCCGAGGTTCCCACTGCTGGCGAACCGGGGTAATCTGTGAATGAAAGCACCACTTTAAAGTTCTCTGTTGTGCTCGTGCCGGTATTAAGCCAATATGTATGAGTCTGACCGGTAGAAGTGAAACCAGAGGAGACATCCTGCAACCAGAGTTTGCGTGTGTCCGAACCATAGCTGTCATTGAAATACATGCAATCGTCAAGCACGACTCGCCCCCATCCCTGGCCGTTCGATGGCGCGTCCTGATGGCCGGAGTTATTCGTAGCGCTGATAGTCCAGGAACCGGTCATATTTCTAGTGCCAAGTATAAGCATAGCTTTCATGAGTGCACCCGAGGGAGTGAGTGCATCGCCGCTGACAGCGTCGCCGGTGGGATAATAGCCAGCCATAAAATACTGGCGAATAAGAGCGGTCATGCCAGCACAAATGGGAGTGGCCATAGAGGTTCCGCCCATAAAGGTCATTCCAGTGTGACAGGAACTTCCGCCATCGATATTATCTGCGGAAAATATATACCAACCGCCCGGGGTGCAGACATTGGGCTTCATGAGGCCTTCGTCGGTAGGACCGTGCGAGGAAAATTCAGCCATATTCTCAGGATCATTTCCTTCATCTGAACCCGGATTCGTCCAGGTTTCGTAATTCCATCCGGAACCCGATTCTGTTGCACCAACTGTGACTATATTCTTGGCAACACCATAGCTTGCTACTCGAGCAACAGGAGTGCTCGAGTTATCGTTCCCAGCAGCAAAGAAGATAAGGAAATCTTTATAATCCCACATGAATTCGTCACATTCCTGAGCGTTTGTATTATAATAGGTCGGGCTGTCACTACCATAGGAATTGCTGTGTAGATAAGCTCCACAGTTTCGTGTGTAGCCAAAAAGGGTGTTCATGTCCGTCGGTGTCCATATCCCACTCGTTCCATCGGCACCATCGGTGAATACAAGCCGAGCAAGTGGTGCCATACCATCTCCTGCGTTGTATGTCCCTGAAGTTGGTGAGTTTGCTTCATTTTCCCCCGCGATACTTCCGCCGACATGTGTTCCGTGCCCATGCATTGTATCATCAATATCATCAAAATCTCCCGATGATATTGTTCCATGGTTATAAGCTCTAATCTTTCGGTGATTGGTCTCTGTTGGGACAGTCCATCCGATTGTCTTCGCGACTGGTATGCCCGGATCACAAAAGTAAATCGAGTTTGTGTCAAGCCCGGTGTCGAGATAGCCCACCAGTTGGCCCTGGCCGTAAAGACCTCTCCGATAAATCGGGACGTGGTCCAGATCGACGGACATCTGGGCATAAAGCCGCGAACCGGAGGTCATTCCGGTGAAATTAGACGATTGCGTTATCCAGCGCGACCAGTCGTTGTAAAGCCTATTTGGGTATCTTCGCTCGACCCATTCGGTGCCCTCGAATAATGCGGCGATAATGGCAATTTCTCTGACTCTCGCCGGACTCGTTTTAAGAAGAATATATTCGTGATGCGCGCCTCGAGTAACATCGACCATCTGGACATCCATGCCCCGGAGGATTTCGGCCAGCGCCAAATAATCGTCGTCCTGAAAAATCTGGATGATAATTTTAACCATGCCGTCCACCGAGTCCGGTTCCTGCTTCTCGTTTATCAATGAAGGCAAAACCCGGAACGATGGGATCAGCGGCGCAACCCGCTCGATGAAATCCAGATTTTCAATTTCATTTACAACATCGTTCGAAAGGCGAAAAATCCATGCGGCATTTGGAACATAATAAAATGTCCTCGCCCCCAATGGAGTGTCTTTCGCTATCGATATAATGCGATTTTTGCGCTCTTCGGTAGTCTCTCCGTCGAATTTCACGATGTAATAACCGAAATTTCTTTTGAAACCGTCGGCAGCAAGTTCCGAAACGATGGGAGCCGGAAGTGGATCGCTCGGGCCGAGCTTGGCATAACGGAAGCTTATATTATCCTCGTTATTGCCGAAATATCCCCTAGAATAACTCACTGTCGATGGTGACTGAGATGAAAACTCATTATATCCGGTGGGGTATTTAGAAAAGGACTTGTCAATAAAAGCATGGCTCGTGAGGATCGACAATAAAACAGCGACAATCCCGATGTTAATATTAGATAAGATTTTCTTCATAAATTTACGCTTCTTTCAATTCTTTCGAATGCCAAAAGTGCTTCGATAAGAAATTTAATATAAAATAATATGATTGAAAGGTTTTTTTGCCACTTATTTTAATCATACTGATCTAAAAATAGCCTAAGCTTGATATGTATTTGATATTGCTTTCAATGAAATGGAGGATATATTGGATTTTTAGTTTATTAATCGAGAAAAGGTAACAAATGACAAACAAAATAGGTTTTGATAATGAAAAATATCTTGCCGAACAAACCTCTGCAATTTTCGAGAGAGTAAATCGCTTTAACGACAAGCTTTATCTCGAATTTGGAGGCAAGCTTCTTTACGATTATCATGCATCGCGAGTGCTTCCCGGCTTCGATCCGAATGTTAAAATGCGGCTTTTGAAAAAACTTCAGAACAATCTAGATGTTATATTATGTATTTATGCTGGGGACATAGAACGCAGAAAGCTTCGCGCCGATTTTGGTATTACTTATGATGCTGATGCGCTTAAGACAATCGATGATTTCGCCGATTGGGGAATAGATATTTCTGCGGTTGTAATTACGAGATATAACAACCAGCCATCGGCATTGGCTTTTAAGAATAAACTCGAGCGTCGAGACGTGCCGGTATATACCCACCGCTTCACCAAGGGCTATCCATCCGATATAGACTCCATTGTCAGCGATGAAGGTTATGGTGCTAATGATTATATTCCAGTGAGCAAGCGTATTGTAGTGATTACAGGCCCCGGACCGGGAAGTGGTAAACTCGCAACCTGTCTAAGTCAACTATATCACGAATATAAGCGCGGTGTTCAGGCTGGATACGCAAAATTCGAGACCTTCCCAATATGGAATCTTCCGCTTAACCATAAGGTCAATGTAGCCTACGAGGCCGCAACTGTGGACCTCGAGGATGTCAACCTTATTGACCATTTCCACCTCGAGGCTTACAACGAGAAGACCGTTAACTATAATCGGGATATACAGGCATTTCCGCTACTAAAACGAATTATCGAGAAGATCACCGGTCGCGAATCGGAATACAAATCGCCCACAGACATGGGAGTTAACCGTGCGGGGTTCGCCATCATCGACGATGATGCCGTGCAGGTGGCCTCGCATCAGGAGATAATCCGCCGATATTTTCGTTGTGCTTGCGAATATGTTATGGGTATGGTAGAAAAAGAAACCCTCGACCGCTCTAAACTTATCATGGAAAAAGTCGGTGCGGTTGTTGAGGATCGGGCAGTTGTTAAACCCACCCATGATGCCGCAACCGAGGCCGAACACAATGGTAAAGGCAACGACGGTGTCTATTGCGGCGCAGCAATAGAGCTTCGCGATGGCACAATTATCACCGGCAAAAATTCCCCTCTTATGCACTCATCTTCCGCGCTTATTCTAAATACGGTTAAACACCTTACAGCCTTGCCGGACAATATAGACCTTATACCCAAAAACATCATAGACTCCCTTGCATACCTTAAGGAAAAAGTTCTTTGCGGCAAAAAGGTAAGTCTCGATCTGGAGGAGACACTGATAACTTTGAGTATAAGCGCTATTTTTAATCCTGCCGCACAGATGGCTGTCGAAAGCCTCAAGCAACTCGAGGATTGCGAGGTGCATCTATCCCACATCCCAACCCCCGGCGATGAGGCCGGTCTCCGCAAAC containing:
- a CDS encoding DUF1846 domain-containing protein, giving the protein MTNKIGFDNEKYLAEQTSAIFERVNRFNDKLYLEFGGKLLYDYHASRVLPGFDPNVKMRLLKKLQNNLDVILCIYAGDIERRKLRADFGITYDADALKTIDDFADWGIDISAVVITRYNNQPSALAFKNKLERRDVPVYTHRFTKGYPSDIDSIVSDEGYGANDYIPVSKRIVVITGPGPGSGKLATCLSQLYHEYKRGVQAGYAKFETFPIWNLPLNHKVNVAYEAATVDLEDVNLIDHFHLEAYNEKTVNYNRDIQAFPLLKRIIEKITGRESEYKSPTDMGVNRAGFAIIDDDAVQVASHQEIIRRYFRCACEYVMGMVEKETLDRSKLIMEKVGAVVEDRAVVKPTHDAATEAEHNGKGNDGVYCGAAIELRDGTIITGKNSPLMHSSSALILNTVKHLTALPDNIDLIPKNIIDSLAYLKEKVLCGKKVSLDLEETLITLSISAIFNPAAQMAVESLKQLEDCEVHLSHIPTPGDEAGLRKLGVNLTCDPEFSTKSLFNGK
- a CDS encoding S8 family serine peptidase, coding for MKKILSNINIGIVAVLLSILTSHAFIDKSFSKYPTGYNEFSSQSPSTVSYSRGYFGNNEDNISFRYAKLGPSDPLPAPIVSELAADGFKRNFGYYIVKFDGETTEERKNRIISIAKDTPLGARTFYYVPNAAWIFRLSNDVVNEIENLDFIERVAPLIPSFRVLPSLINEKQEPDSVDGMVKIIIQIFQDDDYLALAEILRGMDVQMVDVTRGAHHEYILLKTSPARVREIAIIAALFEGTEWVERRYPNRLYNDWSRWITQSSNFTGMTSGSRLYAQMSVDLDHVPIYRRGLYGQGQLVGYLDTGLDTNSIYFCDPGIPVAKTIGWTVPTETNHRKIRAYNHGTISSGDFDDIDDTMHGHGTHVGGSIAGENEANSPTSGTYNAGDGMAPLARLVFTDGADGTSGIWTPTDMNTLFGYTRNCGAYLHSNSYGSDSPTYYNTNAQECDEFMWDYKDFLIFFAAGNDNSSTPVARVASYGVAKNIVTVGATESGSGWNYETWTNPGSDEGNDPENMAEFSSHGPTDEGLMKPNVCTPGGWYIFSADNIDGGSSCHTGMTFMGGTSMATPICAGMTALIRQYFMAGYYPTGDAVSGDALTPSGALMKAMLILGTRNMTGSWTISATNNSGHQDAPSNGQGWGRVVLDDCMYFNDSYGSDTRKLWLQDVSSGFTSTGQTHTYWLNTGTSTTENFKVVLSFTDYPGSPAVGTSGVNDLNLSVTVDGNAYKGNVFASSGSRSITGGSYDGIDRDEVVWLDPIPNSLVEITVTANVIRTSGQTYALAVAGDISEGEPNATPGTPGLTYNLFDNERTPDRTPTIEWLVPVDDDGDALHFKFQWDDTLDFSTPLGEAATNISATGFTGGPFPVTEGTTALKSYTFQSNLTQGETYWWRVCSYDGTSYSPWTTMLSFTVDTFIDPSDWFQTINQQFTRGTPSGVEIASDKVHVAGMTILFEDDFESYSSQAEFEAEWTTSGTASNCNYSWQTAASHSSSHSIRIYDASSWRRAYFGHTFTALSSGFISVWSGVTSSSDEGEIIRMCSGNFSTRKGQLYYREGYVIYWDGSNRDSLQAIDTGSWHKFMIDFDSGSNEIYVTIDDTSTYGPYTYENGAGTIDRIVCGAYLENSYTGTIYWDDFIIGQDGGAGNGTLISPPIVFDWNSSLDSWNAVNWTQNTGDDIEVVCEERVSGSWIPRDSATTATATGAFDISSLADADTIRLRAKLAVAGSVEPDMFDWSVSWTNLSSIGIEIRKGGVSGPLYSTTEWTIGRLDEGQAIVMNAGDCAYIENTGTVPIDLRLKAETTGWSLANSAGSDAALLMGLFDLESSPPASGEFETPTDVLSTVFKLSGSSDVNAFATSSSNGADISVDVGRYLYLYFQAPTTNSFNAQQSITVTVEAIPSS